In Kineococcus sp. NBC_00420, a single genomic region encodes these proteins:
- the rhaI gene encoding L-rhamnose isomerase has product MNETQVLAALREQTIELPSWAFGNSGTRFKVFGTPGTPRDPFEKLSDAAQVHRYTGVAPRVSLHIPWDLVDDYGKLAAHAADLGVTIGMINSNLFQDDEYKLGSLTHTDPKVRAKAVAHHAQCIDVMRATGSKELKLWLPDGTNYPGQDDLRDRQDRLAESLQQIYALLDDDHRLVLEYKFFEPAFYSTDVPDWGTSLLHCLALGERAKVVLDTGHHAPGTNIEFIVVQLLRQGRLGAFDFNSRFYADDDLMAGAADPFQLFRVMYEIVRSDALRADSGVNFMLDQCHNVEDKIPGQIRSVTNVQQATAKALLVDRDALRAAQQAGDVLGANDVFMDAYHTDVRPLLAGLREEMGLDPDPMAAFKASGYLARIAAERIGGQQAGWGA; this is encoded by the coding sequence ATGAACGAGACACAGGTCCTCGCCGCCCTGCGCGAGCAGACGATCGAACTCCCCAGCTGGGCGTTCGGGAACTCCGGCACCCGCTTCAAGGTGTTCGGCACCCCCGGAACCCCCCGCGACCCCTTCGAGAAGCTCAGCGACGCCGCCCAGGTGCACCGCTACACGGGCGTCGCCCCCCGCGTCTCCCTGCACATCCCCTGGGACCTCGTCGACGACTACGGCAAGCTCGCCGCCCACGCGGCCGACCTCGGCGTCACCATCGGCATGATCAACTCCAACCTCTTCCAGGACGACGAGTACAAGCTCGGCTCCCTGACCCACACCGACCCGAAGGTGCGCGCCAAGGCCGTCGCCCACCACGCCCAGTGCATCGACGTCATGCGGGCCACCGGGTCCAAGGAACTCAAGCTGTGGCTCCCGGACGGCACCAACTACCCCGGCCAGGACGACCTGCGGGACCGCCAGGACCGCCTCGCGGAGTCCCTGCAGCAGATCTACGCCCTCCTCGACGACGACCACCGCCTCGTCCTGGAGTACAAGTTCTTCGAACCCGCCTTCTACTCCACCGACGTCCCCGACTGGGGCACCTCGCTGCTGCACTGCCTAGCACTCGGCGAGAGGGCCAAGGTCGTCCTGGACACCGGGCACCACGCCCCCGGCACCAACATCGAGTTCATCGTCGTCCAGCTGCTGCGTCAGGGCCGCCTGGGCGCGTTCGACTTCAACTCCCGCTTCTACGCCGACGACGACCTCATGGCCGGCGCCGCGGACCCGTTCCAGCTGTTCCGGGTCATGTACGAGATCGTCCGCTCCGACGCCCTGCGCGCCGACAGCGGCGTGAACTTCATGCTCGACCAGTGCCACAACGTCGAGGACAAGATCCCCGGCCAGATCCGCTCCGTCACCAACGTCCAGCAGGCCACCGCCAAGGCCCTGCTCGTCGACCGGGACGCGCTGCGCGCCGCCCAGCAGGCCGGCGACGTCCTCGGCGCCAACGACGTGTTCATGGACGCGTACCACACAGACGTCCGCCCCCTCCTCGCCGGACTGCGCGAGGAGATGGGCCTGGACCCGGACCCGATGGCCGCGTTCAAGGCCTCGGGCTACCTCGCACGGATCGCCGCCGAACGCATCGGGGGCCAGCAGGCTGGATGGGGAGCATGA
- a CDS encoding bifunctional aldolase/short-chain dehydrogenase: MGSMSPAGRTTVGELIARSNALGADPRFTNYAGGNTSAKGSATDPVTGTDVELLWVKGSGGDLGTLTEQGLAVLRLDRVRALKDVYPGLEREDEMVAAFDYCLHGRGGAAPSIDTAMHALVDAAHVDHLHPDAGIALACAADGEKLTEQVYGDKVVWVPWRRPGFQLGLDLAAIKDANPQAVGTILGGHGITAWGDTSAQAEANSRWIIETAEAFLAQNSHPQPFGPVLPGHEALEPAARRARAAALAPVIRGIASHDKPQVGHFSDADVVLDFLSRTEHPRLAALGTSCPDHFLRTKVKPLLLDLPPTTDLETTITRLQELHEDYRADYQAYYDRHADEHSPALRGADPLVVLVPGIGMFSYGKDAQTARVAGEFYVNAINVMRGAEGVSSYVPIDEAEKFRIEYWALEEAKLQRMPRPKPLATRIALVTGAASGIGKAIATRLAAEGACVVVADLDLAKAQAAAAELGSSDVAVGVAADVSDPDAVKAAVDQAVLAFGGLDLVVNNAGLSISKPLLETTEEDWDLQHAVMAKGSFLVAQAAARVLIAQGLGGDIVYIASKNSVFAGPNNIAYSAVKADQAHQVRLLAAELGEHGIKVNGVNPDGVVRGSGIFAGGWGASRAKTYGIEEEDLGKFYAQRTLLKREVLPEHVANAVFVLTAGELSHTTGLHVPVDAGVAAAFLR; this comes from the coding sequence ATGGGGAGCATGAGTCCTGCAGGACGGACCACGGTCGGGGAACTGATCGCCCGCTCGAACGCCCTGGGGGCGGACCCGCGGTTCACCAACTACGCCGGCGGGAACACCTCCGCCAAGGGCAGCGCCACCGACCCCGTCACCGGCACCGACGTGGAACTGCTGTGGGTGAAGGGCTCCGGCGGAGACCTCGGCACGCTCACCGAGCAGGGCCTCGCCGTCCTGCGCCTGGACCGCGTGCGGGCGTTGAAGGACGTCTACCCGGGTCTGGAGCGCGAGGACGAGATGGTCGCCGCGTTCGACTACTGCCTGCACGGCAGGGGCGGCGCCGCCCCGTCCATCGACACCGCGATGCACGCCCTGGTCGACGCCGCCCACGTCGACCACCTCCACCCCGACGCCGGCATCGCCCTGGCCTGCGCCGCCGACGGGGAGAAGCTCACCGAACAGGTCTACGGCGACAAGGTCGTCTGGGTCCCGTGGCGCCGTCCGGGGTTCCAGCTCGGCCTCGACCTCGCCGCGATCAAGGACGCCAACCCCCAGGCCGTCGGGACGATCCTCGGCGGGCACGGCATCACCGCCTGGGGCGACACCTCGGCGCAGGCCGAGGCGAACTCCCGGTGGATCATCGAGACCGCCGAGGCGTTCCTGGCGCAGAACTCCCACCCGCAACCCTTCGGCCCCGTGCTGCCCGGCCACGAGGCCCTGGAACCCGCAGCGCGCCGGGCCCGGGCCGCCGCCCTGGCGCCGGTGATCCGCGGGATCGCCTCCCACGACAAGCCCCAGGTCGGTCACTTCAGCGACGCCGACGTGGTCCTGGACTTCCTCTCCCGCACCGAGCACCCCCGCCTCGCCGCGCTCGGCACGTCCTGCCCGGACCACTTCCTGCGCACCAAGGTGAAACCCCTCCTCCTCGACCTGCCTCCGACGACCGACCTCGAGACCACGATCACGCGGTTGCAGGAACTGCACGAGGACTACCGGGCCGACTACCAGGCCTACTACGACCGCCACGCCGACGAGCACTCCCCCGCCCTGCGCGGCGCCGACCCGCTCGTCGTGCTCGTCCCCGGCATCGGGATGTTCTCCTACGGCAAGGACGCCCAGACCGCCCGCGTCGCCGGCGAGTTCTACGTCAACGCCATCAACGTCATGCGCGGAGCCGAAGGGGTCTCCAGCTACGTCCCCATCGACGAGGCGGAGAAGTTCCGCATCGAGTACTGGGCCCTGGAGGAGGCCAAGCTCCAGCGGATGCCGAGACCGAAACCCCTGGCCACCCGGATCGCCCTGGTCACCGGTGCCGCCTCCGGCATCGGCAAGGCCATCGCCACCCGCCTGGCCGCCGAGGGCGCCTGCGTCGTCGTCGCCGACCTGGACCTGGCCAAGGCCCAGGCCGCCGCAGCCGAGCTGGGATCGTCCGACGTCGCGGTCGGGGTCGCGGCCGACGTCTCCGACCCCGACGCCGTGAAGGCCGCGGTCGATCAGGCCGTCCTGGCCTTCGGGGGTCTCGACCTCGTCGTGAACAACGCCGGGTTGTCGATCTCGAAGCCGTTGCTGGAGACCACCGAGGAGGACTGGGACCTGCAGCACGCCGTCATGGCCAAGGGCTCCTTCCTGGTCGCCCAGGCCGCGGCCCGCGTCCTCATCGCCCAGGGCCTCGGCGGGGACATCGTCTACATCGCCTCCAAGAACTCCGTCTTCGCCGGCCCGAACAACATCGCCTACTCCGCGGTGAAGGCGGACCAGGCCCACCAGGTCCGCCTCCTCGCCGCGGAACTCGGTGAGCACGGCATCAAGGTCAACGGCGTGAACCCCGACGGGGTCGTGCGCGGGTCGGGCATCTTCGCCGGCGGGTGGGGCGCCTCGCGGGCCAAGACCTACGGCATCGAGGAGGAGGACCTCGGGAAGTTCTACGCCCAGCGCACCCTGCTCAAGCGCGAGGTCCTGCCCGAGCACGTCGCCAACGCGGTGTTCGTCCTCACCGCCGGCGAACTCAGCCACACGACCGGTCTGCACGTCCCCGTCGACGCCGGCGTCGCCGCCGCGTTCCTCCGATAG
- a CDS encoding rhamnulokinase: MSVHIAVDLGASSGRVMLGTAAPGVLHLEELHRFPNGPIPVNGGLVTDAVGLWQQVLVGLRAVARTNPGASTVAVDTWAVDYGLLAADGTLLGTPRHYRDPRTEGVAERVLARVPGAELYRRNGLQHLPFTTIYQLIAEADGPLLGAASDALLLPDLFGFWLSGVRGAEATNVSTTGLADVATGRWADDLVDLAELARTLLPPVHDPGTVLGTLRPDVLDATGLDPATRLVAVGSHDTASAVVAVPAADEDFAYIACGTWGLVGVELGQPVVSAESFAANFTNERGVDDRIRYLRNVMGLWVLQQCVAEWSARDRVDLGELLAAAAEVPPGGPVIDIDDARFLAPGPMVERVAAAVAESGRRPPGEPAEVVRCVLESLADAFARTVADAVRLSGHPVRVVHLVGGGARNALLCRLTANACGLPVVAGPVEATALGNVLVQARAAGDLSGSLEALRSLVRQTADLTTYVPDRTTAGVS; this comes from the coding sequence ATGTCCGTCCACATCGCGGTGGACCTCGGCGCCTCGAGCGGCCGGGTGATGCTCGGCACGGCCGCGCCGGGTGTGCTCCACCTGGAGGAGCTGCACCGCTTCCCCAACGGCCCTATCCCGGTCAACGGCGGGCTGGTCACCGACGCCGTCGGCCTGTGGCAGCAGGTCCTCGTCGGTCTGCGCGCCGTCGCCCGCACGAACCCCGGGGCGAGCACCGTGGCCGTCGACACCTGGGCCGTCGACTACGGCCTGCTGGCGGCCGACGGGACGCTGCTGGGGACCCCCCGGCACTACCGCGACCCCCGGACCGAGGGGGTCGCCGAGCGTGTCCTGGCCCGGGTCCCCGGGGCGGAGCTCTACCGGCGCAACGGTCTGCAGCACCTGCCGTTCACGACGATCTACCAGCTGATCGCCGAGGCGGACGGGCCGCTGCTGGGCGCGGCGTCCGACGCGTTGCTGCTCCCGGACCTCTTCGGGTTCTGGCTGTCCGGCGTCCGCGGCGCGGAGGCCACCAACGTCTCGACGACGGGCCTGGCCGACGTCGCGACCGGACGCTGGGCCGACGACCTCGTGGACCTCGCCGAGCTCGCGCGGACGCTGCTGCCGCCCGTGCACGACCCGGGAACCGTCCTGGGGACCCTGCGTCCCGACGTGCTCGACGCCACGGGACTGGACCCCGCGACCCGCCTCGTGGCGGTCGGTTCGCACGACACGGCCTCGGCCGTGGTCGCCGTCCCGGCCGCGGACGAGGACTTCGCCTACATCGCGTGCGGGACGTGGGGCCTGGTCGGCGTCGAACTCGGGCAGCCCGTCGTCTCGGCGGAGTCGTTCGCGGCGAACTTCACCAACGAACGCGGCGTGGACGACCGGATCCGCTACCTGCGCAACGTCATGGGGCTGTGGGTCCTGCAGCAGTGCGTCGCCGAGTGGTCCGCGCGGGACCGGGTCGACCTGGGCGAGCTCCTCGCCGCCGCGGCGGAGGTCCCGCCGGGCGGACCGGTGATCGACATCGACGACGCCCGCTTCCTGGCCCCCGGGCCGATGGTCGAACGGGTCGCCGCGGCGGTGGCGGAGTCCGGTCGCCGTCCCCCGGGGGAACCCGCCGAGGTCGTGCGCTGCGTGCTGGAGAGCCTGGCCGACGCCTTCGCGCGCACCGTCGCCGACGCGGTCCGGTTGTCCGGCCACCCCGTGCGCGTCGTCCACCTCGTCGGCGGGGGGGCCCGCAACGCCCTGCTCTGCCGCCTCACCGCGAACGCCTGCGGACTGCCGGTGGTCGCGGGGCCCGTGGAGGCCACCGCCCTGGGCAACGTCCTGGTCCAGGCCCGCGCGGCCGGGGACCTGTCCGGGTCCCTGGAGGCGCTGCGGTCCCTGGTGCGCCAGACTGCCGACCTCACCACCTACGTCCCGGATCGCACCACCGCAGGAGTGTCGTGA
- a CDS encoding alpha-hydroxy acid oxidase, producing the protein MKRQVPNAREILELVQFKKPELDGRKRRLESALTIEDLRHIAKRRTPRAAFDYTDGSAEGEISLARARQAFSDVEFHPSILHDVSTVDTSTTIFGGPSALPFGIAPTGFTRLMQTEGETAGAGAAGAAGIPFTLSTLGTTSIEHVKAANPTGRNWFQLYVMRQREISYGLVERAAKAGFDTLMFTVDTPIAGARLRDKRNGFSIPPQLTASTILDTMTRPWWWFDFLTTTKLEFASLTETGGTVGELLDYAMDPSIDYGDLETIRAMWPGKLVIKGVQNVADAKKLVDLGVDGIILSNHGGRQLDRAPIPFHLLPEVVREVGHHTEVVIDTGIMNGADVVASLAMGAKFTLVGRAYLYGLMAGGRQGVDRAIQILTEQVVRTMKLLEVADVSELGPQHVTQLERLVPRARP; encoded by the coding sequence GTGAAACGTCAGGTCCCCAACGCCCGCGAGATCCTGGAGCTGGTGCAGTTCAAGAAGCCGGAACTGGACGGCCGCAAGCGCCGCCTCGAGTCCGCGCTCACCATCGAGGACCTGCGTCACATCGCCAAGCGCCGGACCCCGCGCGCCGCCTTCGACTACACCGACGGTTCCGCCGAGGGCGAGATCTCCCTCGCCCGAGCCCGTCAGGCCTTCTCCGACGTGGAGTTCCACCCCTCGATCCTGCACGACGTCTCCACGGTCGACACCTCCACCACGATCTTCGGCGGCCCCTCGGCCCTGCCCTTCGGCATCGCCCCCACCGGCTTCACCCGTCTCATGCAGACCGAGGGCGAGACCGCCGGAGCCGGAGCCGCCGGGGCGGCCGGCATCCCCTTCACCCTCTCCACCCTGGGCACCACCTCGATCGAGCACGTGAAGGCCGCCAACCCCACGGGCCGCAACTGGTTCCAGCTCTACGTCATGCGCCAGCGCGAGATCTCCTACGGCCTCGTGGAGCGCGCCGCGAAGGCCGGTTTCGACACCCTGATGTTCACCGTCGACACCCCCATCGCGGGAGCCCGCCTGCGCGACAAGCGCAACGGCTTCTCCATCCCGCCCCAGCTCACCGCCTCCACCATCCTCGACACCATGACCCGGCCCTGGTGGTGGTTCGACTTCCTCACCACCACCAAGCTCGAGTTCGCCTCCCTCACCGAGACCGGCGGCACCGTGGGGGAACTCCTCGACTACGCGATGGACCCCTCCATCGACTACGGCGACCTGGAGACCATCAGGGCCATGTGGCCCGGGAAGCTCGTCATCAAGGGCGTCCAGAACGTCGCGGACGCCAAGAAGCTCGTCGACCTCGGCGTGGACGGGATCATCCTGTCCAACCACGGCGGCCGCCAACTGGACCGCGCCCCCATCCCCTTCCACCTCCTGCCCGAGGTGGTCCGCGAGGTCGGCCACCACACCGAGGTCGTCATCGACACCGGCATCATGAACGGAGCCGACGTCGTCGCCTCCCTCGCGATGGGTGCGAAGTTCACCCTGGTCGGGCGCGCCTACCTCTACGGCCTCATGGCCGGCGGACGTCAGGGCGTCGACCGCGCGATCCAGATCCTCACCGAGCAGGTGGTGCGGACGATGAAGCTCCTCGAGGTCGCCGACGTCTCCGAGCTCGGACCCCAGCACGTCACCCAGCTGGAGCGGCTCGTCCCCCGCGCCCGCCCGTGA
- a CDS encoding ArsR/SmtB family transcription factor → MRTLEHPEKERFSLDAVLAALADPVRRRIVAQLAGGHDDQACIAFDLPVTRSTSTHHFRVLREAGVIDQRYRGTAILNTLRRADLDERFPGLLQAVIDAHAATLTGGRGGRAAPAG, encoded by the coding sequence GTGCGGACCCTGGAGCACCCCGAGAAGGAGCGGTTCTCCCTCGACGCCGTGCTGGCGGCCCTGGCCGACCCCGTCCGGCGGCGCATCGTGGCGCAGCTGGCCGGGGGGCACGACGACCAGGCCTGCATCGCGTTCGACCTCCCCGTGACCAGGTCGACCTCGACGCACCACTTCCGGGTCCTGCGGGAGGCCGGCGTCATCGACCAGCGCTACCGCGGGACGGCCATCCTCAACACCCTGCGCCGCGCCGACCTGGACGAACGCTTCCCGGGACTGCTCCAGGCCGTGATCGACGCCCACGCGGCGACCCTCACGGGCGGGCGCGGGGGACGAGCCGCTCCAGCTGGGTGA
- a CDS encoding NAD(P)H-binding protein: MKVFQIGAAGGVGRRLSALLVARGVEVSGMHRAGAQAATIAEQGATPVAGDLVADSVDELAAKLAGHDAVVFSAGAHGTGRDQTSAIDGEGVVKAAAAAAQAGVSRFLLVSVFPEAGRGGELGEGFEHYVRVKKDADAHLAATDLDWLIVRPGTLVDSPGTGTVAARAALEYGDVPRDDVAAFLDAALAQPRLNRSVVELTAGPTPVADAVAALVPRAARR, from the coding sequence GTGAAGGTGTTCCAGATCGGTGCCGCCGGCGGCGTCGGACGTCGACTCAGCGCCCTGCTCGTCGCCCGGGGCGTCGAGGTCAGCGGGATGCACCGCGCCGGGGCGCAGGCCGCGACCATCGCCGAGCAGGGTGCGACCCCCGTCGCCGGCGACCTCGTCGCCGACAGCGTGGACGAGCTCGCCGCGAAGCTGGCCGGGCACGACGCCGTGGTGTTCAGCGCCGGGGCCCACGGAACGGGCCGGGACCAGACCAGCGCCATCGACGGCGAGGGAGTGGTCAAGGCCGCCGCCGCCGCCGCGCAGGCCGGGGTGTCCCGGTTCCTGCTGGTGTCGGTGTTCCCCGAGGCCGGGCGCGGAGGCGAGCTCGGTGAAGGGTTCGAGCACTACGTGCGGGTGAAGAAGGACGCCGACGCGCACCTCGCCGCCACCGACCTCGACTGGCTGATCGTGCGCCCCGGGACCCTGGTGGACTCCCCCGGGACGGGCACGGTCGCCGCTCGGGCAGCCCTGGAGTACGGGGACGTGCCGCGCGACGACGTGGCCGCGTTCCTCGACGCGGCCCTGGCCCAACCCCGACTGAACCGCTCCGTCGTGGAACTCACCGCCGGTCCCACCCCGGTCGCCGACGCCGTCGCCGCACTGGTCCCCCGGGCCGCTCGTCGGTGA
- a CDS encoding sulfite exporter TauE/SafE family protein, protein MIASSASAAVLFPPDLAVPTLLLLLLAAFAAGWVDAVVGGGGLLQLPALLLVPGLAPVQALATNKLGSIFGTSTSALTYYRRARPDLRTALPMAAVALVGSFGGASIAAALPVAVFKPVIVVALVTVATITLLRPALGGTTSLRFSGHAHYRAAVAVGLAIGVYDGVLGPGTGTFLVIAMVSLLGYDFLQASAKAKIVNFATNLGALLFFVPHGSVVWGLALLLGAANVGGSYLGSRMAIASGTRFIRTVFLVVVAALIVKVGHDVWVENLRPLLA, encoded by the coding sequence GTGATCGCCTCGTCGGCGTCCGCGGCGGTCCTCTTCCCGCCCGACCTCGCCGTCCCGACCCTCCTGCTGCTCCTCCTGGCCGCCTTCGCGGCGGGCTGGGTGGACGCCGTGGTCGGCGGCGGGGGCCTCCTGCAGCTCCCGGCCCTGCTGCTCGTCCCCGGCCTCGCTCCCGTCCAGGCCCTGGCCACGAACAAGCTCGGCTCGATCTTCGGGACCTCCACCAGTGCCCTGACGTACTACCGGCGGGCCCGGCCCGACCTGCGGACAGCCCTGCCGATGGCGGCGGTCGCCCTCGTGGGCAGTTTCGGCGGTGCCTCGATCGCCGCGGCCCTCCCGGTCGCGGTGTTCAAACCCGTCATCGTCGTCGCCCTGGTCACCGTCGCGACCATCACCCTGCTGCGGCCGGCCCTGGGCGGGACGACGTCGTTGCGCTTCTCCGGGCACGCGCACTACCGCGCCGCCGTCGCGGTGGGCCTGGCCATCGGGGTCTACGACGGCGTCCTGGGCCCGGGGACGGGGACGTTCCTGGTCATCGCGATGGTCAGCCTCCTCGGCTACGACTTCCTGCAGGCCAGCGCGAAGGCGAAGATCGTCAACTTCGCCACCAACCTCGGCGCCCTGCTCTTCTTCGTCCCGCACGGATCGGTCGTCTGGGGACTGGCCCTGCTCCTGGGCGCGGCCAACGTGGGCGGCAGCTACCTCGGCTCACGGATGGCCATCGCCAGCGGAACCCGCTTCATCCGCACCGTCTTCCTGGTGGTGGTCGCGGCGCTCATCGTGAAGGTGGGCCACGACGTGTGGGTCGAGAACCTCCGGCCCCTCCTCGCCTGA
- a CDS encoding MarR family winged helix-turn-helix transcriptional regulator, translating to MEPSLQDVGLAVKRLQWRHHRDANRQLATLGVSLVQWDVLRHLDAEPEASLHRLAVLTFQTDQSMGELARRMIERELLERVEGPGRAVRHRLTAAGEQVRAAGGALLDEVLEESFGGLSDRDRATLHRLLLRALEQGPPST from the coding sequence GTGGAACCTTCGCTGCAGGACGTCGGGCTGGCCGTCAAACGGCTGCAGTGGCGCCACCACCGGGACGCGAACCGCCAGTTGGCCACGCTCGGGGTCTCCCTCGTCCAGTGGGACGTGCTGCGACACCTCGACGCCGAACCCGAGGCCTCGCTGCACCGGCTCGCGGTCCTCACCTTCCAGACCGACCAGTCGATGGGCGAGCTGGCCCGGCGCATGATCGAGCGTGAACTCCTGGAGCGGGTCGAGGGGCCCGGCCGGGCGGTCCGGCACCGCCTCACCGCCGCGGGCGAGCAGGTGCGGGCGGCGGGGGGTGCCCTGCTCGACGAGGTCCTCGAGGAGTCGTTCGGCGGGTTGTCCGACCGAGACCGGGCGACGCTGCACCGGTTGCTGCTACGCGCGCTGGAGCAGGGTCCTCCCTCGACGTGA
- a CDS encoding alpha/beta fold hydrolase, which yields MQLLDVPLDTTTVPVTCTDQGRGRPVLLLHGGGGPLTVSAWAHRLATTADVRVIVPTHPGFEGTPRPDALSSPQDLARLYAGLLESLDLDGVTVVGNSLGGWITAELGLLDTTRVGRQVLVDAVGIEVPGHPVADFFALTPQQVAERSYADPATFGLDPATLPAERLVAMAGNRATLQVYGGTAMTDPTLAGRLAATARPTLVVWGEADRIGDPDYGRAYAAALPGAGFVLLPGAGHLPQIETPDVLVDVVRGFLQETPRASFSGSMAK from the coding sequence ATGCAGCTCCTCGACGTCCCCCTCGACACCACCACCGTGCCCGTGACCTGCACCGACCAGGGCCGCGGTCGCCCCGTCCTGCTGCTGCACGGCGGCGGCGGTCCCCTCACCGTCAGCGCCTGGGCGCACCGGCTGGCCACCACCGCCGACGTCCGGGTGATCGTCCCCACCCACCCCGGTTTCGAGGGCACGCCCCGCCCGGATGCCCTGAGCTCGCCCCAGGACCTCGCCCGGCTCTACGCCGGCCTGCTGGAGTCCCTCGACCTGGACGGCGTCACGGTCGTCGGCAACTCGCTCGGCGGCTGGATCACGGCGGAACTCGGGCTGCTCGACACCACCCGGGTCGGTCGTCAGGTCCTCGTGGACGCCGTCGGGATCGAGGTCCCCGGCCACCCCGTCGCCGACTTCTTCGCCCTCACCCCGCAGCAGGTCGCCGAGCGCAGCTACGCCGACCCCGCGACGTTCGGCCTCGACCCCGCCACGCTCCCCGCCGAGCGGCTCGTGGCGATGGCGGGCAACCGCGCCACCCTCCAGGTCTACGGCGGTACGGCCATGACCGACCCGACCCTCGCCGGCCGGCTGGCGGCGACCGCCCGTCCGACCCTCGTCGTCTGGGGCGAGGCGGACCGCATCGGGGACCCCGACTACGGCCGCGCCTACGCCGCGGCCCTCCCCGGGGCCGGGTTCGTCCTGCTCCCCGGGGCGGGCCACCTCCCGCAGATCGAGACCCCGGACGTCCTCGTCGACGTCGTCCGGGGGTTCCTTCAGGAGACCCCGAGGGCTTCCTTCAGCGGGTCGATGGCGAAGTAG
- a CDS encoding NCS2 family permease yields the protein MSHAPVPSALDRWFEISARGSTVGREVRGGLATFFTMAYIIVLNPLIIGTQPDGTGGFLGGGSSPDLAAVAAGTALVAGVVTLLMGAVANYPLALATGLGLNAFLAFGVASLPRMTWADAMGLVVIEGLVILVLVLTGLREAVFRAVPAQMKIAISVGIGLFITIVGLVDSGFVRAGSGTPLELGIGGFLAGWPTLVFVVGLLLTIVLMVRGVRGAILAGIVVATVLAVVVEGVAKLGPRTGADGSVVNARAWGLNVPELPDRWISTPDFSTLGQFSLLGSFRVIGVVSVLLLVFTLLLADFFDTMGTVVAIGAEGDLLDADGNPPRMRRILVVDSIAAAAGGAGGVSSNTSFIESATGVGEGARTGLASVVTGVAFLLATFLAPVVSIVPYEAATPALVVVGFLMMTQVKGIDWSDLEIALPAFLTIVLMPFTYSISAGIGAGFIAFVVLKVAKGKARLVHPVLWVVAVLFLVYFAIDPLKEALGVS from the coding sequence ATGTCGCACGCCCCTGTCCCGTCCGCCCTCGACCGCTGGTTCGAGATCAGCGCCCGGGGCTCCACCGTCGGACGCGAGGTCCGCGGTGGTCTCGCGACCTTCTTCACGATGGCCTACATCATCGTCCTGAACCCGCTCATCATCGGGACGCAGCCGGACGGGACCGGGGGCTTCCTGGGCGGTGGCAGCAGTCCCGACCTGGCCGCCGTCGCCGCGGGGACGGCCCTCGTGGCCGGGGTCGTGACCCTGCTGATGGGTGCGGTCGCGAACTACCCGCTCGCGCTGGCGACCGGGCTGGGGCTGAACGCGTTCCTGGCCTTCGGCGTGGCCAGCCTGCCGAGGATGACCTGGGCCGACGCCATGGGGCTCGTGGTCATCGAGGGCCTGGTGATCCTCGTCCTGGTGCTCACGGGTCTGCGGGAGGCGGTGTTCCGGGCCGTCCCGGCGCAGATGAAGATCGCCATCAGCGTGGGGATCGGGTTGTTCATCACGATCGTCGGGCTCGTCGACTCCGGCTTCGTCCGGGCCGGCAGCGGCACCCCCCTGGAACTCGGAATCGGCGGGTTCCTGGCCGGCTGGCCGACCCTGGTGTTCGTCGTCGGGCTCCTCCTGACGATCGTCCTGATGGTCCGCGGCGTCCGGGGTGCGATCCTCGCCGGGATCGTCGTGGCGACCGTCCTCGCGGTCGTCGTGGAGGGCGTGGCGAAGCTCGGGCCGCGCACCGGCGCCGACGGTTCCGTCGTGAACGCGCGGGCGTGGGGGCTGAACGTCCCGGAGCTGCCCGACCGGTGGATCTCCACCCCGGACTTCTCGACGCTGGGGCAGTTCTCGCTGCTGGGCTCGTTCCGGGTCATCGGCGTGGTCAGCGTCCTGCTGCTGGTCTTCACGCTCCTGCTCGCCGACTTCTTCGACACCATGGGGACCGTCGTCGCCATCGGCGCCGAGGGGGACCTGCTGGACGCGGACGGGAACCCGCCGCGGATGCGCCGGATCCTCGTCGTCGACTCGATCGCCGCGGCCGCCGGTGGTGCGGGCGGGGTCTCCAGCAACACGAGTTTCATCGAATCGGCGACGGGGGTCGGCGAGGGTGCGCGCACGGGCCTGGCGAGCGTGGTCACCGGGGTGGCGTTCCTGCTGGCGACGTTCCTGGCCCCCGTGGTGTCGATCGTCCCCTACGAGGCGGCGACCCCCGCGCTCGTGGTCGTGGGTTTCCTCATGATGACCCAGGTCAAGGGCATCGACTGGTCGGACCTGGAGATCGCCCTGCCGGCGTTCCTGACGATCGTCCTGATGCCCTTCACCTACTCCATCAGCGCCGGCATCGGGGCCGGGTTCATCGCCTTCGTGGTGCTCAAGGTGGCCAAGGGCAAGGCCCGGCTGGTGCACCCGGTGCTGTGGGTCGTCGCGGTGCTGTTCCTCGTCTACTTCGCCATCGACCCGCTGAAGGAAGCCCTCGGGGTCTCCTGA